The Sandaracinobacteroides saxicola nucleotide sequence CGACCACCTCAAGCGCCACACCCTGCGCCGCCAGCGCGCTCGTCACCGAACTGATGAGGCCATTGCCCGTCCCGGTCACCGCCGTCGCGGCGCCGTCGATCACCAGCGTGCCGACGAACCGCCGCGTGCCGTCGGGGCCCCGTGTCTCCTCATAATCCCCCAGCTCGAACCGGCCGCGGCCCAGATAGGCCGCCTCGAACGCGCCCCAGATGTCGGCGGCGTTCAGCTCGCGGCTGGTCGCGTCCGCCAGCCGCTGCACATGCCGGCTGAAATCCGCCTGCATCCGCTTCGGCAGCTTCAGCCCCTTGTCCTGCTCCAGTACCCAGGCGACACCCCCCTTGCCGGACTGGCTGTTCACCCGGATCACCGCTTCATAGCCACGGCCCAGATCCTCGGGATCGATCGGCAGATAGGGCACGTCCCATACCGGGCTGTTCTGCGTCGCCCGTGCCGCGAATCCCTTTTTGATGGCATCCTGGTGGCTGCCGCTGAACGCCGTGAACACCAGGTCCCCGACATAGGGCTGGCGCGGATGGGTGGCGATGTTGGTGCAATATTCCACCGTCTTCACCACCTCGTCGATGTTCGAGAAATCGAGGCCGGGATCGACCCCCTGCGTGTACATGTTGAGCGCGACGGTGACGAGGTCGACATTGCCCGTCCGCTCGCCATTGCCCAGCAGGCAGCCCTCCACCCGGTCGGCGCCTGCCATCAGGCCCAGCTCCGTCGCCGCCACGCCGGTGCCTCGGTCGTTGTGCGCATGCAGGCTGATGATCACCGCCTCCCGGTTCGGGATGTGCCGGCCGAACCATTCGATCTGGTCGGCATAGACGTTCGGCGTCGCGCATTCGACCGTCGCCGGCAGGTTGAAGATGATCGGCTTCTCCGGTGTCGGTTGCAGGACGTCCATGACGGCCGCGCACACCTCCAGGCTGAAATCCAGCTCCGCCGTGCTGAAGGTTTCCGGCGAATATTCGAACCGCCAGTCGGTGCCGGGTCGCTTGGCGGCTTCATCCCGCAGGATCTTCGCCCCCTCGATGGCGATCGCCTTAATCTCGTGCCGCTCCATGCCGAACACGATCCGCCGCCACGCCGGGCTGACCGCATTGTACAGGTGCACGATCGCCGTCCGCGCCCCTTCCAGGCTGCGGAAACTGGTCTCGATCAGATCGCGCCGCGCCTGCGTCAGCACCTGCACCGTCACATCGTCGGGAATGCGTGCCGATCGCACCAGCCCGCTGATGAAATCAAACTCCGTGGCGCCAGCGCTGGGAAAGCCGACCTCGATCTCCTTCACCCCGATCTTCACCAGCAGGTCGAAAAACCGCGCCTTCTTTTCGGAATCCATCGGGTCGATCAGCGCCTGGTTGCCATCGCGCATGTCGGTCGACAGCCAGATCGGCTTCCGGGTGATGACCTTCGACGGCCATTGCCGGTCGGGCAGGGCGATCGGCGGAAACGGGCGGTATTTGGCGGACGGGTCGCGCAACATGACGGTGCCTCTGTGCAATCGTGGATGGTTCCGGTGGAAAATCCCTCAGGCCGCGTTGTGCGCCTCGGGCGCACGGCTGCTCGCGCCTAAGGGCGCGTAAGTCGAAGAAGGGCGAAACCAGTCACATCTCCGCCCTAACCCGCAGCGTTGCGCGATGGCAACCCCCCGCCTATCAGGCTGCGACAAAGCAGGAGGGCAAAACGCGACAATGGGCGTGATCGTGATGAAATTCGGCGGGACCTCGATGGCGGGCATCGAACGCATCCGCAATGTGGCGGCACGGGTGAAGCGCGAGGTCGAGGCCGGCCACGCCGTGGCGGTGGTGGTCTCGGCGATGGCGGGCGAAACCGACCGGCTGGTCAATTTCTGCAAGGAGGCCTCGCCGCTCGCCGATCCGGCGGAATATGATGTGGTGGTCGCGTCGGGCGAACAGGTCACCTCCGGCCTGCTCGCCATCGCGCTTCAGGCGGCCGGGCTGAAGGCGCGCAGCTGGCTCGGCTGGCAGTTGCCGATCGCCACCAGCCCGGCCCATTCCACGGCGCGGATCGGCAGCATCGATACCGGCGCCGTGCTGACCGCCATGCAGGGCGGCGAAGTGGCGGTGATTCCCGGCTTCCAGGGCATGACCGCCGACAGGCGCGTCACCACGCTCGGCCGCGGCGGCAGCGACACCTCCGCCGTCGCCGTCGCCGCCGCGCTGAAGGCCGACCGCTGCGACATCTACACCGATGTCGAGGGGGTCTATACGACCGATCCCCGCATCGTGCCGCGCGCCCGCAAGCTGGGGAAGATCACCTATGAGGAAATGCTCGAACTGGCGAGCGTGGGCGCCAAGGTGCTGCAGACCCGCAGCGTCGAACTGGCAATGAAAGAGAAGGTGCGCGTGCAGGTGCTGTCGAGTTTCAGCGACGAGCCGGGCACGCTGGTGGTGGATGAGGATGAGATCGTGGAACAGGAACTGATCGCGGGCGTCGCCTATAACCGCAACGAGGCCAAGGTCACCGTGGTGAAGGTGCCCGACCTGCCGGGCAAGGTCAGCGCCATCTTCGGGCCATTGGCTGAGGCGAACATCAACGTCGACATGATCATCCAGTCGATCGCGACCGAGGCGAAGGACGGCACCTCGACCACCGACGTCACCTTCACCGTGCCGCAAACCGAACTCACCCGCGCCCGCGCCATCCTGGAACGGGAGGCCGGCACCATCGGCCACGAACGCATCCTGGCCGACGATGGCGTGTGCAAGGTGACGGTGGTGGGTGTCGGCATGAAGAGCCACGCCGGCGTCGCCGTCACCATGTTCAAGGCGCTCGCCAGCCGCGGCATCAACATCCAGGCGATCACCACCAGCGAGATCAAGGTCAGCGTTCTCATTGCCGAGGAATATCTGGAACTTGCCGTGCGCGTGCTGCACACGGCCTACGGGCTGGATGCGTGACCCTCGCGCTCAGTCAATCTGATTGAGCGCGATCCGGTTGCCCTCGCTGTCCTCGATCTCGGCCACATATCCCGCTCCCGGCACCGCCTTCTTGGCATACAGCACCGCCGCCCCGCGCGCCGTCGCGCGCGCCAGCACCGCGTCGATATCCGCGACATCGAAATACAGGATCGCCCCGGTTTTCGACGGCACATAGACATCGCCCTTCGCCAGCGCGCCACTCGCCCCCGGTTGCCCGTCGGCGCGCGGGAAAAATGCCATGTCATGGCCATCGACCACCCGACGGCTCAGTCGCACGCCGAACACCGCCTGGTAGAAGGCCACCGCGCGATCCATGTCGGTCACGGGAATCTCGAAATGAAACACCGGGTTCGCCGCCATGGCCGTCTCCTTCATCTCGCCATCCTTCCGCCATGCGGTCGCTCCTTCATCGCAACCCGCAAGCAGCAATGCGCCTGCAAGCGCCAGGACCGCCGTCCGCGCTCGCTTTGGCTGCGGGAATCGGGGGTACCATCGCGTCATCTCCACCATCCATTCCCGATCACTGTCACCACACCATGAAGGATTCGCGGTCCCAATCTTGACCCCAGCATAATACATACCGTATATCTACGCCATGGAAGCCATCCGCACCAACGCCTTTCAGACCGGCAACAGCGTCGCGGTGCGTCTGCCAAAGTCGCTGGGTGTGCGGCCGGGGGACATGTTCGAAGTGTCCAGGAATGGCCCCTTCATCAACCTGCATGCCGTCGCGGACCCGGAGCATGAACGGGCGGAGATTGCCGCGCTCGTCGCCGAGTTGCGTGCGCTTGGTCCGATGGAAGATGCCGACCCGGAAGATGGCCGGATCGAGCTCCCGGACCGTCCGGGCCTCTCCTAAGTCCAGTCTGGCCGCGCCCGTTTGCCCTATCTGCTCGAAACCAGCGCGGCGATCCATCTGCGCGACAACCACGCCGGCATCGTCAGCTTGTTGGCGGAATTGAACCAACGCCCCGTGCTGTCGGTCCTGTCACGGGCGGAGTTGGAGGGGGGCGTGTTTGCCCGACCCCATCTTGCCGCCCAGCGACAGCGCGGACTCGCGGCCCTTTTGCGTCGACTGCCCGAAATCGATTTCACGCGGGCGATGGCCGCGCGCTATGGCCGCATCGTTGCCGCGGCGGGCTTCAGTCGGCGCAAGGCCATCGACCGAATGATCGCGGCGACGGCACTGGAGGCAGGATGCGCGCTGATCACCGCCAATCCGCACGATTTCTCCGACATTCCCGACCTTGACCTGATAGCTTGGACCCCATGAGCCCCACCCCCCACCTCGACTTGCTCACCGCCAAAGGCCGCGCCTTCCTGGGTACCCGCCACGCCATCATGGCGGGCGCGATGACCTGGGTCAGCGAACGCCACCTTGTTTCCGCCATTTCCAACGCCGGCGGCTTCGGCGTGCTGGCCTGCGGCGGCATGCCCCCGGCGCTGCTGGCGGCCGAGATCGAGGCCACCCGGACTCTCACAACCCGGCCGTTCGGCGTCAACCTGATTACGCTGCACCCGCAGCTGTTGGACCTGATCGCGGTCTGCGCCGAGGCGCGCGTCAGCCATGTCGTGCTCGCCGGCGGCCTGCCGCCCGGCGCCGCCATCGAGGCGATCAAGGCCTTTGGCGCGAAGCTGCTCTGCTTCGCGCCCGGACTTCCCATCGCGAAAAAACTGCTGCGATCCGGTGTCGATGCGCTGGTGATCGAAGGCAGCGAGGCCGGCGGCCACATCGGTCCGGTCAGCCTCGCCGTGCTGGCGCAGGAAATCCTGCCGGCGCTGCCCGACGCCACCATTTTCGCCGCCGGCGGTATCGGCCATGGCAGCGCCATCGCCGCGCTGACCGACATGGGCGCCAGCGGCGTGCAACTGGGCACGCGCTTCGCCGCGGCGAGCGAATCCATCGCCCACCCCCAGTTCAAGCGCGCCTTCATCCGCGGCAACGCCCGCGACGCGGTCGCCAGCGTGCAATATGATCCACGCCTGCCCGTCATCCCCGTACGCGCGCTGAAGAATGCCGGCACCGAAGCCTTCATGGCGAAACAGCGCGAAGTGTCGGAAAAGCTCTCGGCAGGCCTGGTGGAACCGGCCATGGCGCAGCTGGAGATCGAGCATTACTGGGCCGGCGCGCTGCGCCGCGCGGTGTTGGACGGCGACATCGAAACCGGCAGCCTGATGGCTGGGCAATCGGTCGGCATGGTCACGGCCGAGGAGCCGGTGGCCACCATCATCGACCGGCTGGTGGCCGAGGCCGAAAGCGCGCTGTCCTCCCGGCGGGCGGCGGCCTGATGGCGATTTCCGGCGCCCGCGAAATCCTGCGCCGCCTGCACGATGTGATGGCGGCGCGCACGGGCGCGCAGGCGAAGCTGAACCAGGTGGTCGGTATCATCGCCGAGCAGCTGGGCAGCGAGGTCGCCTCCATCTACCTGCGGCGGGACGGCATGCTGGAGCTGTTCGCCACGCGCGGGCTGAAGCAGGAGGCGGTGCATGTCACCCGGCTGGCGTTGGGGCAGGGCCTGGTGGGCACCATCGCCGCCGGACGCGAGGCACTGAACCTGGCGGAGGCCCGCAACCATCCCAATTTCGCCTATCGTCCGGAAACCGGCGAGGACCTGTTCCACAGCTTTGCCGGCGTGCCGATCATCCGGCGCGAGCTGGCCGTGGGCGTGCTGTGCGTGCAGCATGTCGAACCGCGCGAATATGCCGAGGTGGAGATCGAGGCGCTGCAGACCGTGGCGATGGTACTGGCCGAGCTGATCGCCGCCGCCGGCCTGGTGGACGATGCCGCCGCGGCCGCCGCCCCGAACCATCGCGGCAACGGCCAGATCCGGCTGTCGGGCCTGAAACTGGTGGAAGGTCTGGCGCGCGGCCAGGCGGTGTTCCACCAGCCGCGCATCGTCATCGAGAACAGCATCGCCGACGATGTCGAGGTGGAGCGCGCCCGGCTGAAATCGGCCTTCGCCCGGATGCGCGAACAGATCGACGCCATGATGTCGACGGCCGAATTCACCGGCCCCGGCGACCATGACGAGATCCTCGATACCTATAAGATGTTCGCCTATGACGAAGGCTGGGCACGACGCATCAACGCCGCCATCGACAGCGGGCTGACCGCGGAGGCCGCCATCGAAACAGTCGCGCAGGCGCAGCGCATCCGCATGTCGGGCGCCACCGACCCCTATCTGCGCGAGCGCCTGCATGACCTGGAGGACCTGTCCAACCGCCTGATCCGCATCGTCAGCGGCAAGCTGGGCACCGCGGCGCAGGCCGGCCTGCCGGGCGATACCATCCTGATCGCCCGAAACCTGGGGCCGGCGGAGCTGCTGGAGTATGACCGCCGCTTCCTGAAAGGCGTGGCGCTGGAGGAAGGCAGCCTGACCGCGCATGTCACCATCGTGGCGCGCGCCATGGGCATTCCGGTGCTGGGCCGGGTGCGCGACCTGCGCGCGCATGTGGCCGAAGGCGATGCGCTGCTGCTCGATGGCGGCGCCGGCGGACTGTTCGTGCGGCCATCCGCCCCGGTCGTCAAAAGCTTCCAGGCACAGGTGGCGCTGAAAACGAAACGCCAGGCAGCCTTTGCGAAGCTGAAGGAGCTGCCGGCGATCACCAAGGACGGCATCCGCATCGCCCTGATGATGAACGCCGGCCTGCGTTCCGATCTGCCGGCGCTCAACCTGACCAATGCCGATGGCATCGGGCTGTTCCGTACCGAGTTCCAGTTCATGGTTTCGGCCACGCTGCCGCGCCGCGAACGCCAGATCGCGCTCTATCGCGATGTGCTGGCCGCGGCGAAGGACCGCCCCGTGGTGTTCCGCACCGTCGACATCGGTGGCGACAAGGCCGTGCCCTACATGCGCGATCCCGATGCGGAGGACGAGAACCCGGCGATGGGCTGGCGCGCGCTGCGCCTGGCGCTGGAGCGCGAAGGCCTGCTGATGGCGCAGGCCCGCGCGCTGCTGGAGGCGGCGGCGGGCAAGACGCTGAACTTGATGTTCCCGATGGTCAGCGAGCCTTGGGAGTTCGAGGCTGCGCGCGCGCTGGTGGAGAAAGCCCGCGTGCGGCTGCAAAAGCTGGGGAAGCCACATGCAACGGCCGTGCGCTATGGCGCCATGCTGGAGGTGCCGGCGCTGGCGGAAGTGCTCGACGAACTGCTGCCGATGGTCGATTTCATCTCCATCGGCACCAATGACCTCACGCAATTCCTGCTGGCGGCGGATCGCGGCAATCCCAAGCTCGCCGACCGTTATGACTGGCTGAGCCGCGCCGTCCTGCGCTTTCTGGCGCGCGTGGCAGCGCAGGCGCGGGAGGCGGGCACGCCCGTGACGGTCTGTGGTGAAATGGGCGGACGGCCGTTGGAGGCGCTGGCGCTGCTGGGGCTGGGGATCGACCGCTTCTCGATCACCCCGGCGGCCATCGGCCCGGTGAAAGCGATGATCCGCAGCACCGACCTTGGCGCGTTGCGCCTGGCGATGAAGGGCTGGCTGAGCGAGCCCGGCACGGACATCCGTGCCCGCCTGACCCGCTGGGCGACGACCGAGATGGTCGACCTGATGTAGAAAAGGGGCGGCTTTCGCCGCCCCTCCCATCCCGTTGCCGCCGATCAGTTGCCGAACGTCCGCTGCCACCAGCCACGGCGGGGCGGCCCTTCGGGCTGCGGTTCGGGCGCGGGCGGCTCGGCAACCGCCACGTCGGCCGCGACCGGCTCGGCAACGGCAGCCATTTCGGCGGCAACCGGTTCGGCTTCCGCCATGGCCGGTTCCGCAGGCTCCGCCGTTTCAACCTTGGGCTTGCGCGCCCGGCTGCGTTTGGGCTTGGCCACGGCTTCCTCCGCCACCGCTTCGGGTGCCACAACCTCCGGCACCGTCGCTTCGGCTTCCACGGCCGGGGCCGCCGCCTCGGCTGGTGGCAGATCATCGGCCTTGGCCTTGCGCGTGCGACGGCGCTTCGGCTTCTCGGCGGGTTCGGCGGCAACCTCGTCAACGGTGACCGGCATGGGCTCGACCACCGCTACGGCCGCTACAGCTTCAGCAGCGTCTTCCATGCCCTCGTCCGTGCCATCACCGTCGGCGCCATCCATGGGTGCGGCTTCACCATCCTCGCGCCGGCCACCACGCCGGCGACGGCGCCGGCGACGGCGCGGCTCGCGATCGGCCATGCCCTCCTCATCGGCGGGTCGCTCCGCCGCGTCGCTTTCGCCATCGTCGGATGCGGGCGCCTCCTGCCCCTCCTCCTCGGCCGGTCGCGGCGCATCGCGATCGCGCCCGCCACGCCGCCGCCGGCGCCGACCACCGCGGCGATCGTCGCGGTCATCGCGCCGGCGCTCCTCCCGCTCGGAATCGTCGCGTTCCTCGCCCTCGTCCTCATCACCCTCCTCAGGCACGTCGTCCTCGTCATCCTCGACGATGCCGACCGGCGCCGGCAGCCGGTCGGACCGCGGCGCCTGGGCCGGCGGCGGACCACTGCTGTCCACCACCATGCGGCTGCCGATCAGGCTTTCGTCGGGCACCACCTCGATGGTGATGCCATAGCGGCTTTCCAGCTCGACGATCTCCTCACGCTTTCGGTTGAGGATATAGATCGCCACCGGCCGGTCGGCGCGCAGCCGGAAATGCGTTGCCCGGCCCTTGACGATCTCCTCCTCCAGCATGCGCAGCGCCAGCAGGGCGGCCGACGACGGCGAACGCACCAGACCGGTGCCGTCGCACATCGGGCAGCTGTGGGTGCTCGCCTCCAGCACGCCGGTGCGCAGCCGCTGCCGGCTCATCTCCATCAGGCCAAAGGCGCTGATGCGGCCCACCTGGATGCGCGCCCGGTCGTTCTTCAACGCATCCTTCAGCGCGCGTTCGACCTTGCGGTTGTTGCTGTGGTGATCCATGTCGATGAAATCGATCACCACCAGACCGGCCATGTCGCGCAGCCGCAGCTGGCGCGCCACTTCCTCGGCGGCCTCGATGTTGGTCTTCAGCGCGGTTTCCTCGATGTTATACTCGCGCGTCGACCGGCCGGAGTTGACGTCGACCGCAACCAGCGCCTCGGTCGGGTTGATGACGATGTAGCCGCCGCTGCGCAGCTGCACGACCGGATTCATCATCGCCGCCAGCTGCCCCTCCACGCCGGCGCGATGGAACAGCGGCACCGGGTCGGCGTATAGTTTCACCTTCTTGGCGTGGCTGGGCATCAGCAGCTTCATGAAGGTGCGCGCGGCCTTGTAGCCCTCGGCACCGTCCACCAGCACCTCGTCGATGTCCTTGTTATAAATGTCGCGGATCGCCCGCTTCACCAGGTCGCTGTCCTCGTGGATCAGCGCGGGCGCGGCGCTGCCCAGCGTGCGCTCGCGGATCTCGTCCCACAGGCGGGTGAGATAATCGAAGTCGCGCTTGATCTCGGTCTTGGTGCGCTCCAGCCCCGCGGTGCGGACGATCGCGCCCATGCTGGGCGGCAGGTCGAGCTCGGCAATGATCGTCTTCAGCCGCTTGCGGTCGGCGACGCTGGCGATCTTGCGGCTGATGCCGCCGCCATGCGCGGTGTTGGGCATCAGCACGCTGTAACGGCCGGCGAGCGAGATATAGGTGGTCAGCGCCGCGCCCTTGTTGCCGCGCTCCTCCTTCACCACCTGCACCAGCATCACCTGGCGACGGCGGATGACCTCCTGGATCTTGTAGCGCCGGCGCAGCGCCATGCGCCGGCGACGCAGCGCTTCGGCGCCGGCATCGTCATGGCCGCCATGTTCTTCCGGCGTCGGCGCGACGTCGCCGTTCTCGTCATGCTCGCCCTGGTCGTCACTGTCACCGTCATGATGCTCATCATCATGATGGCCATTGCCCTCGACCAGGCGCTGCTCCTCGCGCAACAGCGCGTCGCGGTCTTCCTTGGGGATCTGATAGTAATCAGGATGGATTTCGCTGAACGCCAGAAAGCCATGGCGATTGCCGCCATATTCGATGAAGGCGGCCTGCAACGAGGGTTCGACCCGCGTGACTTTCGCCAGATAGATGTTGCCCTTGATCTGTTTCTTGGCGGCTGCCTCGAAATCAAACTCCTCGATCCGGTTTCCCTTGACCACCGCCACCCGGGTTTCTTCCGTGTGGCGCGCGTCGATCAGCATGCGCGTTGACATTCTTGTTTCTCCAGGCGCGCCGCGTTGGGGCGCGCAAATCGGACGCCGGGCAAGATGCCGGGCGTTTCCTGTGTGCGGATGGGGCATGGAACAGGGGCAACATGGCCGACCCAGCACGCCGGATCGAGCCGGAGGTGCTTTCGTCAGCGGAAAAAGAACATGTGCCTGTCATCACGCCTTGACCAATGGGGGCCTGCGACCCAGGCCCATTCGATATGGCACGGCGACATTGTTCTCTGGGCCGGGCTGCACGACGCGATCCGCATACGGGCAGGGGTCAGAAGGGCGCTCGCGCCGGATACTGTGCTAGCAGTCTCATGCACGTCCCGCAAGGGCGCAGGATTGCAGCGGAAATGCCGGAGCAGATACGAAAAACCCCGGCACAAGGCCGGGGTATCGGGTGGTTGCGGGGGCTGGATTTGAACCAACGACCTTCAGGTTATGAGCCTGACGAGCTACCGGGCTGCTCCACCCCGCGTCACCGAAGCACGCGTCACCTGCGCGGTGGGCGAGTTTCTGATTGGCATTGCAAATGGGTTTTCTCACACGATCTTTTAAGCCCGGCGGCGTCCTACTCTTCCAACGCTTGAGCGGTAGTACCATCGGCGCTGTCTGGTTTCACGGTCGAGTTCGGGATGGGATCGGGTGGGTCACAGACGCTATGACCACCGAGCTGAAAAGACCGTGCGAGAATTCGAAAATCGATGACCTTTGTATTCGGGCGTTACTCAGCTGAGCGCTCCGCCATTCACAGCATTGCTGTTGATGATGGGACTCTCAGGTGCGAACAGAGCAATTAGGACCGGTTAGCTGA carries:
- a CDS encoding aspartate kinase, whose protein sequence is MGVIVMKFGGTSMAGIERIRNVAARVKREVEAGHAVAVVVSAMAGETDRLVNFCKEASPLADPAEYDVVVASGEQVTSGLLAIALQAAGLKARSWLGWQLPIATSPAHSTARIGSIDTGAVLTAMQGGEVAVIPGFQGMTADRRVTTLGRGGSDTSAVAVAAALKADRCDIYTDVEGVYTTDPRIVPRARKLGKITYEEMLELASVGAKVLQTRSVELAMKEKVRVQVLSSFSDEPGTLVVDEDEIVEQELIAGVAYNRNEAKVTVVKVPDLPGKVSAIFGPLAEANINVDMIIQSIATEAKDGTSTTDVTFTVPQTELTRARAILEREAGTIGHERILADDGVCKVTVVGVGMKSHAGVAVTMFKALASRGINIQAITTSEIKVSVLIAEEYLELAVRVLHTAYGLDA
- a CDS encoding Rne/Rng family ribonuclease; this encodes MSTRMLIDARHTEETRVAVVKGNRIEEFDFEAAAKKQIKGNIYLAKVTRVEPSLQAAFIEYGGNRHGFLAFSEIHPDYYQIPKEDRDALLREEQRLVEGNGHHDDEHHDGDSDDQGEHDENGDVAPTPEEHGGHDDAGAEALRRRRMALRRRYKIQEVIRRRQVMLVQVVKEERGNKGAALTTYISLAGRYSVLMPNTAHGGGISRKIASVADRKRLKTIIAELDLPPSMGAIVRTAGLERTKTEIKRDFDYLTRLWDEIRERTLGSAAPALIHEDSDLVKRAIRDIYNKDIDEVLVDGAEGYKAARTFMKLLMPSHAKKVKLYADPVPLFHRAGVEGQLAAMMNPVVQLRSGGYIVINPTEALVAVDVNSGRSTREYNIEETALKTNIEAAEEVARQLRLRDMAGLVVIDFIDMDHHSNNRKVERALKDALKNDRARIQVGRISAFGLMEMSRQRLRTGVLEASTHSCPMCDGTGLVRSPSSAALLALRMLEEEIVKGRATHFRLRADRPVAIYILNRKREEIVELESRYGITIEVVPDESLIGSRMVVDSSGPPPAQAPRSDRLPAPVGIVEDDEDDVPEEGDEDEGEERDDSEREERRRDDRDDRRGGRRRRRRGGRDRDAPRPAEEEGQEAPASDDGESDAAERPADEEGMADREPRRRRRRRRRGGRREDGEAAPMDGADGDGTDEGMEDAAEAVAAVAVVEPMPVTVDEVAAEPAEKPKRRRTRKAKADDLPPAEAAAPAVEAEATVPEVVAPEAVAEEAVAKPKRSRARKPKVETAEPAEPAMAEAEPVAAEMAAVAEPVAADVAVAEPPAPEPQPEGPPRRGWWQRTFGN
- a CDS encoding PIN domain-containing protein: MPYLLETSAAIHLRDNHAGIVSLLAELNQRPVLSVLSRAELEGGVFARPHLAAQRQRGLAALLRRLPEIDFTRAMAARYGRIVAAAGFSRRKAIDRMIAATALEAGCALITANPHDFSDIPDLDLIAWTP
- a CDS encoding VOC family protein encodes the protein MKETAMAANPVFHFEIPVTDMDRAVAFYQAVFGVRLSRRVVDGHDMAFFPRADGQPGASGALAKGDVYVPSKTGAILYFDVADIDAVLARATARGAAVLYAKKAVPGAGYVAEIEDSEGNRIALNQID
- a CDS encoding NAD(P)H-dependent flavin oxidoreductase — encoded protein: MSPTPHLDLLTAKGRAFLGTRHAIMAGAMTWVSERHLVSAISNAGGFGVLACGGMPPALLAAEIEATRTLTTRPFGVNLITLHPQLLDLIAVCAEARVSHVVLAGGLPPGAAIEAIKAFGAKLLCFAPGLPIAKKLLRSGVDALVIEGSEAGGHIGPVSLAVLAQEILPALPDATIFAAGGIGHGSAIAALTDMGASGVQLGTRFAAASESIAHPQFKRAFIRGNARDAVASVQYDPRLPVIPVRALKNAGTEAFMAKQREVSEKLSAGLVEPAMAQLEIEHYWAGALRRAVLDGDIETGSLMAGQSVGMVTAEEPVATIIDRLVAEAESALSSRRAAA
- a CDS encoding AbrB/MazE/SpoVT family DNA-binding domain-containing protein gives rise to the protein MEAIRTNAFQTGNSVAVRLPKSLGVRPGDMFEVSRNGPFINLHAVADPEHERAEIAALVAELRALGPMEDADPEDGRIELPDRPGLS
- the ptsP gene encoding phosphoenolpyruvate--protein phosphotransferase: MAISGAREILRRLHDVMAARTGAQAKLNQVVGIIAEQLGSEVASIYLRRDGMLELFATRGLKQEAVHVTRLALGQGLVGTIAAGREALNLAEARNHPNFAYRPETGEDLFHSFAGVPIIRRELAVGVLCVQHVEPREYAEVEIEALQTVAMVLAELIAAAGLVDDAAAAAAPNHRGNGQIRLSGLKLVEGLARGQAVFHQPRIVIENSIADDVEVERARLKSAFARMREQIDAMMSTAEFTGPGDHDEILDTYKMFAYDEGWARRINAAIDSGLTAEAAIETVAQAQRIRMSGATDPYLRERLHDLEDLSNRLIRIVSGKLGTAAQAGLPGDTILIARNLGPAELLEYDRRFLKGVALEEGSLTAHVTIVARAMGIPVLGRVRDLRAHVAEGDALLLDGGAGGLFVRPSAPVVKSFQAQVALKTKRQAAFAKLKELPAITKDGIRIALMMNAGLRSDLPALNLTNADGIGLFRTEFQFMVSATLPRRERQIALYRDVLAAAKDRPVVFRTVDIGGDKAVPYMRDPDAEDENPAMGWRALRLALEREGLLMAQARALLEAAAGKTLNLMFPMVSEPWEFEAARALVEKARVRLQKLGKPHATAVRYGAMLEVPALAEVLDELLPMVDFISIGTNDLTQFLLAADRGNPKLADRYDWLSRAVLRFLARVAAQAREAGTPVTVCGEMGGRPLEALALLGLGIDRFSITPAAIGPVKAMIRSTDLGALRLAMKGWLSEPGTDIRARLTRWATTEMVDLM
- the leuA gene encoding 2-isopropylmalate synthase translates to MLRDPSAKYRPFPPIALPDRQWPSKVITRKPIWLSTDMRDGNQALIDPMDSEKKARFFDLLVKIGVKEIEVGFPSAGATEFDFISGLVRSARIPDDVTVQVLTQARRDLIETSFRSLEGARTAIVHLYNAVSPAWRRIVFGMERHEIKAIAIEGAKILRDEAAKRPGTDWRFEYSPETFSTAELDFSLEVCAAVMDVLQPTPEKPIIFNLPATVECATPNVYADQIEWFGRHIPNREAVIISLHAHNDRGTGVAATELGLMAGADRVEGCLLGNGERTGNVDLVTVALNMYTQGVDPGLDFSNIDEVVKTVEYCTNIATHPRQPYVGDLVFTAFSGSHQDAIKKGFAARATQNSPVWDVPYLPIDPEDLGRGYEAVIRVNSQSGKGGVAWVLEQDKGLKLPKRMQADFSRHVQRLADATSRELNAADIWGAFEAAYLGRGRFELGDYEETRGPDGTRRFVGTLVIDGAATAVTGTGNGLISSVTSALAAQGVALEVVDYVEHTLGTASDAQAAAYVECRLADGRTVWGVGIDPDVATASVRAVLGAANRA